The following are encoded together in the Periplaneta americana isolate PAMFEO1 chromosome 5, P.americana_PAMFEO1_priV1, whole genome shotgun sequence genome:
- the LOC138700140 gene encoding putative uncharacterized protein DDB_G0282499 isoform X2, which produces MKKHHFPNAIAETIEERLCFKRSSDSTKSGQGKKLKQRNQESVTSNKEKKLITTFLPRKRKEKHKPEPKKKNIKTSYCISLSQPAHSSNPTLSLRQSLQKWQPPVKVQHFTSEVITHIAVNDNTDSHKTGLNNLEENDILLSQKSTEESSCTAVCGSSVRGNTNMRLLELHSTEINGKDKSSGSYIYEQEKENTVNDMKCDLNKTVVDDDDTSHYTEKSFSQQSTQENVCLINNCLVSKQENAMNSKIYDTDAQVTNATSTVQEKSVNKVIDTEDEENNTMNNIRNYSDTKEILKQSDINQSTPHENMSLTQHFTQENIQTMYSPVTVKSEMCDTDEQSTNSIGKENSINVLSVKYTEKEQDFPNDVKNGFEKRTQNHSSENLIVEKSKYHEIDVDDGMESTHSISCESPSHSFSNKCNVIEKFCENIEKIPNSTEPALQQKYISLLKSNEKEVRQYKDSSTTVTGNKSPLPLDMTLEVNSQVSKPNTDDQNVAQKNVKQSGVKRYKAITKANIDETESHKPNEDEPDQINHYPTTNIGNSMCGTENRLVTLCHSSISKIVDNSQVNIAYITNHEYVLQNLSQQNRRYTDVSSENMSPTFNQTTSAPEKIDIQSRKYNVKQNVTGSDDSNTENAIHSTVNITTQSVADSKRICKTYSLSTKICPTIDSSAMECKKQRKEIPKNNSVACQFPLKENDNLKVFLDEINENLRTSSMIATKAPYSYNVEKTVKDCLTTKNIVAPTSNLLDEDDIGLTSSQLLRIEDECRNIPGRAEAWNYSTSTPAGRCSEARIPDIASLTPVDWVKNVMEKRQKLKNVILEISRLNDMIMLMRKEVLAPKQTAQSISTGRRHGQPSGLRVS; this is translated from the exons GAAGCAGTGATTCAACAAAGTCAGGTCAAggtaaaaaattgaaacaaagaaACCAAGAATCAGTAacttcaaataaagaaaaaaaattaataacgacATTCTTACctcggaaaagaaaagaaaaacataagCCAGAACccaagaagaaaaatattaaaacttcGTACTGCATCAGTCTTTCTCAGCCTGCACATTCTTCAAATCCTACACTGTCTCTCAGACAAAGTTTGCAAAAGTGGCAACCACCTGTTAAAGTACAGCACTTTACATCTGAAGTTATAACACACATTGCAGTGAATGATAATACTGATAGCCACAAAACAGGATTAAATAACCTCGAAGAGAATGATATATTACTCAGTCAGAAATCCACTGAGGAAAGCAGTTGTACAGCAGTTTGTGGTTCATCTGTAAGAGGAAACACAAATATGAGATTGTTAGAGTTACATTCTACAGAAATTAATGGCAAAGATAAGTCCAGTGGCAGTTACATATatgaacaagagaaagaaaacactGTGAATGACATGAAATGTGACTTAAATAAGACTGTggtagatgatgatgatacttcACATTACACTGAAAAGTCGTTCAGCCAGCAATCCACCCAAGAAAATGTTTGTTTGATCAACAACTGTTTGGTTTCAAAGCAAGAAAATGCAATGAATTCGAAAATATATGATACAGATGCACAAGTCACAAATGCTACTAGTACTGTTCAGGAAAAGTCTGTTAACAAAGTTATTGATACAGAAGATGAAGAAAACAATACTATGAATAACATAAGAAATTACTCTGACACAAAAGAAATTCTGAAACAGTCTGACATAAATCAGAGCACACCACATGAAAATATGTCACTTACTCAACATTTCACCCaagaaaatattcaaacaatGTACAGTCCAGTTACAGTAAAGTCAGAAATGTGTGACACTGATGAACAGTCTACAAATAGCATTGGCAAAGAAAATTCTATTAATGTACTTAGTGTCAAATATACTGAAAAAGAACAAGATTTCCCTAATGATGTGAAAAACGGATTTGAAAAAAGGACACAAAATCATAGTTCAGAAAATTTGATTGTGGAAAAATCGAAATATCACGAAATCGACGTAGATGATGGAATGGAGTCAACACATTCAATCTCTTGCGAAAGTCCGTCACATTCCTTTTCcaataaatgcaatgtaattgaaaagttttgtgaaaatattgaaaaaattccCAATTCAACTGAACCTGCACTGCAACAGAAGTATATTTCCCTTCTAAAATCTAATGAAAAGGAAGTGAGGCAATATAAAGACTCAAGTACAACAGTTACAGGAAATAAATCACCACTACCACTTGATATGACTCTTGAAGTAAATTCACAAGTCTCAAAACCAAATACAGACGATCAAAATGTAGCAcagaaaaatgtaaaacaatcAGGGGTTAAGAGATATAAGGCGATTACAAAAGCAAATATAGATGAAACTGAAAGCCATAAACCTAATGAGGATGAACCAGATCAAATTAATCATTATCCCACAACTAACATTGGGAATAGTATGTGTGGTACAGAAAACAGATTAGTAACATTGTGTCATTCTTCAATATCTAAGATCGTGGATAACTCTCAAGTTAATATAGCATATATTACAAACCATGAATATGTATTACAGAATTTATCCCAGCAAAATAGAAGATACACAGATGTAAGTAGCGAAAATATGTCACCCACATTTAATCAGACCACAAGTGCTCCTGAAAAAATTGATATTCAGTCAAGAAAATACAATGTGAAACAAAATGTCACAGGAAGTGATGACTCAAACACTGAAAATGCAATACATTCCACTGTGAATATTACAACTCAATCTGTTGCTGACTCGAAGAGAATCTGTAAGACATATTCATTAAGTACTAAAATATGCCCCACTATAGACAGTTCCGCAATGGAATGcaaaaaacaaagaaaggaaatcCCCAAAAACAACTCAGTGGCATGTCAATTTCCTCTGAAAGAAAATGATAATTTAAAAGTTTTTCTAGATGAGATCAATGAGAACTTACGCACATCTTCTATGATTGCAACAAAGGCTCCTTACAGCTACAATGTTGAAAAAACAGTTAAAGACTGTCTAACAACTAAAAATATTGTTGCTCCTACCAGTAACCTCCTTGATGAAGATGATATAGGTCTCACAAGTTCTCAACTTCTTCGTATTGAAGATGAATGTCGAAATATTCCAGGAAGAGCTGAAGCTTGGAATTATTCAACATCCACTCCAGCTGGAAGATGCAGTGAGGCTAGAATTCCAGACATAGCTAGTCTGACACCAGTGGATTGGGTTAAGAACGTGATGGAGAAGAGACAGAAGCTGAAGAATGTTATTTTGGAAATTTCAAGACTTAA TGACATGATAATGCTGATGAGGAAGGAAGTGTTGGCCCCGAAGCAAACAGCACAATCAATCAGCACTGGTCGAAGACATGGTCAGCCATCTGGGTTACGAGTATCATAA
- the LOC138700140 gene encoding putative uncharacterized protein DDB_G0282499 isoform X1, with protein sequence MTPKSSDEWGFLVGVKTENIDNDMKKHHFPNAIAETIEERLCFKRSSDSTKSGQGKKLKQRNQESVTSNKEKKLITTFLPRKRKEKHKPEPKKKNIKTSYCISLSQPAHSSNPTLSLRQSLQKWQPPVKVQHFTSEVITHIAVNDNTDSHKTGLNNLEENDILLSQKSTEESSCTAVCGSSVRGNTNMRLLELHSTEINGKDKSSGSYIYEQEKENTVNDMKCDLNKTVVDDDDTSHYTEKSFSQQSTQENVCLINNCLVSKQENAMNSKIYDTDAQVTNATSTVQEKSVNKVIDTEDEENNTMNNIRNYSDTKEILKQSDINQSTPHENMSLTQHFTQENIQTMYSPVTVKSEMCDTDEQSTNSIGKENSINVLSVKYTEKEQDFPNDVKNGFEKRTQNHSSENLIVEKSKYHEIDVDDGMESTHSISCESPSHSFSNKCNVIEKFCENIEKIPNSTEPALQQKYISLLKSNEKEVRQYKDSSTTVTGNKSPLPLDMTLEVNSQVSKPNTDDQNVAQKNVKQSGVKRYKAITKANIDETESHKPNEDEPDQINHYPTTNIGNSMCGTENRLVTLCHSSISKIVDNSQVNIAYITNHEYVLQNLSQQNRRYTDVSSENMSPTFNQTTSAPEKIDIQSRKYNVKQNVTGSDDSNTENAIHSTVNITTQSVADSKRICKTYSLSTKICPTIDSSAMECKKQRKEIPKNNSVACQFPLKENDNLKVFLDEINENLRTSSMIATKAPYSYNVEKTVKDCLTTKNIVAPTSNLLDEDDIGLTSSQLLRIEDECRNIPGRAEAWNYSTSTPAGRCSEARIPDIASLTPVDWVKNVMEKRQKLKNVILEISRLNDMIMLMRKEVLAPKQTAQSISTGRRHGQPSGLRVS encoded by the exons GAAGCAGTGATTCAACAAAGTCAGGTCAAggtaaaaaattgaaacaaagaaACCAAGAATCAGTAacttcaaataaagaaaaaaaattaataacgacATTCTTACctcggaaaagaaaagaaaaacataagCCAGAACccaagaagaaaaatattaaaacttcGTACTGCATCAGTCTTTCTCAGCCTGCACATTCTTCAAATCCTACACTGTCTCTCAGACAAAGTTTGCAAAAGTGGCAACCACCTGTTAAAGTACAGCACTTTACATCTGAAGTTATAACACACATTGCAGTGAATGATAATACTGATAGCCACAAAACAGGATTAAATAACCTCGAAGAGAATGATATATTACTCAGTCAGAAATCCACTGAGGAAAGCAGTTGTACAGCAGTTTGTGGTTCATCTGTAAGAGGAAACACAAATATGAGATTGTTAGAGTTACATTCTACAGAAATTAATGGCAAAGATAAGTCCAGTGGCAGTTACATATatgaacaagagaaagaaaacactGTGAATGACATGAAATGTGACTTAAATAAGACTGTggtagatgatgatgatacttcACATTACACTGAAAAGTCGTTCAGCCAGCAATCCACCCAAGAAAATGTTTGTTTGATCAACAACTGTTTGGTTTCAAAGCAAGAAAATGCAATGAATTCGAAAATATATGATACAGATGCACAAGTCACAAATGCTACTAGTACTGTTCAGGAAAAGTCTGTTAACAAAGTTATTGATACAGAAGATGAAGAAAACAATACTATGAATAACATAAGAAATTACTCTGACACAAAAGAAATTCTGAAACAGTCTGACATAAATCAGAGCACACCACATGAAAATATGTCACTTACTCAACATTTCACCCaagaaaatattcaaacaatGTACAGTCCAGTTACAGTAAAGTCAGAAATGTGTGACACTGATGAACAGTCTACAAATAGCATTGGCAAAGAAAATTCTATTAATGTACTTAGTGTCAAATATACTGAAAAAGAACAAGATTTCCCTAATGATGTGAAAAACGGATTTGAAAAAAGGACACAAAATCATAGTTCAGAAAATTTGATTGTGGAAAAATCGAAATATCACGAAATCGACGTAGATGATGGAATGGAGTCAACACATTCAATCTCTTGCGAAAGTCCGTCACATTCCTTTTCcaataaatgcaatgtaattgaaaagttttgtgaaaatattgaaaaaattccCAATTCAACTGAACCTGCACTGCAACAGAAGTATATTTCCCTTCTAAAATCTAATGAAAAGGAAGTGAGGCAATATAAAGACTCAAGTACAACAGTTACAGGAAATAAATCACCACTACCACTTGATATGACTCTTGAAGTAAATTCACAAGTCTCAAAACCAAATACAGACGATCAAAATGTAGCAcagaaaaatgtaaaacaatcAGGGGTTAAGAGATATAAGGCGATTACAAAAGCAAATATAGATGAAACTGAAAGCCATAAACCTAATGAGGATGAACCAGATCAAATTAATCATTATCCCACAACTAACATTGGGAATAGTATGTGTGGTACAGAAAACAGATTAGTAACATTGTGTCATTCTTCAATATCTAAGATCGTGGATAACTCTCAAGTTAATATAGCATATATTACAAACCATGAATATGTATTACAGAATTTATCCCAGCAAAATAGAAGATACACAGATGTAAGTAGCGAAAATATGTCACCCACATTTAATCAGACCACAAGTGCTCCTGAAAAAATTGATATTCAGTCAAGAAAATACAATGTGAAACAAAATGTCACAGGAAGTGATGACTCAAACACTGAAAATGCAATACATTCCACTGTGAATATTACAACTCAATCTGTTGCTGACTCGAAGAGAATCTGTAAGACATATTCATTAAGTACTAAAATATGCCCCACTATAGACAGTTCCGCAATGGAATGcaaaaaacaaagaaaggaaatcCCCAAAAACAACTCAGTGGCATGTCAATTTCCTCTGAAAGAAAATGATAATTTAAAAGTTTTTCTAGATGAGATCAATGAGAACTTACGCACATCTTCTATGATTGCAACAAAGGCTCCTTACAGCTACAATGTTGAAAAAACAGTTAAAGACTGTCTAACAACTAAAAATATTGTTGCTCCTACCAGTAACCTCCTTGATGAAGATGATATAGGTCTCACAAGTTCTCAACTTCTTCGTATTGAAGATGAATGTCGAAATATTCCAGGAAGAGCTGAAGCTTGGAATTATTCAACATCCACTCCAGCTGGAAGATGCAGTGAGGCTAGAATTCCAGACATAGCTAGTCTGACACCAGTGGATTGGGTTAAGAACGTGATGGAGAAGAGACAGAAGCTGAAGAATGTTATTTTGGAAATTTCAAGACTTAA TGACATGATAATGCTGATGAGGAAGGAAGTGTTGGCCCCGAAGCAAACAGCACAATCAATCAGCACTGGTCGAAGACATGGTCAGCCATCTGGGTTACGAGTATCATAA